Proteins encoded together in one Coffea arabica cultivar ET-39 chromosome 2c, Coffea Arabica ET-39 HiFi, whole genome shotgun sequence window:
- the LOC113727132 gene encoding uncharacterized protein isoform X4, producing MDKSLAPVGHVMLEDNFTPSCIMHPDTYLNKIIVGSQEGSLQLWNVSTKKKLYEFKGWKSSISCCVSSPALDVVGIGCADGKIHVHNIRYDEEIVSFSHSTRGAVTALSFRTDGQPLLASGGSSGVISIWNLEKRRLQSIIREAHDCSITSLHFFANEPVLMSSSMDNSLKMWIFDTSDGDPRLLRFRSGHSAPPLCIKFYANGRHILSAGQDRAFRLFSVIQDQQSRELSQRHVSKRAKKLRLKEEEIKLKPVIAFDVAEIRQRDWCNVVTCHRDTAQAYVWRLQNFVLGEHILTPCTENQTPVKACTISACGNFAILGTAGGWIERFNLQSGISRGSYLDALEGKGAAHDGEVIGLACDSTNTIMVSAGYHGDIKVWDFKGRELKSRWEIGNSLVKIVYHRANGLLATVADDLVIRLYDVIALRMVRKFEGHTDRITDMCFSDDGKWLLTSSMDGSLRIWDVILARQIDALQVDVSITALSLSPNMDVLATTHVDQNGVYLWVNQAMFSGSANFESYGSGNEVLSVKLPSVAPAEGSPENDSEKAILDAPLQDTSHSTKLDKQIPDLVTLSLLPKSQWQSLINLDIIKARNKPIEPPKKPEKAPFFLPSIPSLSGEILFKSGKSSDKEKDTQAGEALSNGKKSNLPPSQFLQYLQSSVDVGNFSAFTDYIKSLSPSALDMELRMLQVIDDDDDDDQEMDKRPELYFIELLLDYFEHEISCRNNFEFIQAVIRLFLKIHGETIRRQSKLQDKARKLLEVQSAVWQRVDKLFQSTRCMVTFLSNSQF from the exons ATGGACAAGAGCCTTGCTCCAGTTGGACATGTTATGCTTGAGGACAACTTCACCCCTAGCTGCATAATGCACCCAGATACTTACTTGAACAAG ATTATAGTTGGAAGTCAGGAAGGGTCTCTTCAACTTTGGAATGTTAGCACAAAGAAAAAACTTTATGAGTTCAAAGGGTGGAAATCATCTATAAGCTGTTGTGTTTCATCCCCAGCTTTAGATGTTGTTGGGATTGGATGCGCTGATGGAAAGATTCATGTGCACAACATTCGCTATGATGAAGAAATAGTGTCCTTTAGTCATTCTACTCGAGGTGCTGTAACAGCCTTATCTTTCCGCACTGATGGGCAGCCCCTTCTAGCTTCTGGAGGTTCTTCTGGGGTCATAAGCATATGGAATCTTGAGAAGAGAAGACTGCAGTCTATCATTAGAGAGGCCCATGATTGCTCTATAACCTCACTCCACTTCTTTGCTAATGAGCCTGTACTGATGAGTTCATCCATGGACAATTCTCTGAAAATGTGGATTTTTGATACAAGCGATGGGGATCCTCGTTTGCTGAGGTTTAGAAGTGGGCACAGTGCTCCTCCTTTATGCATCAAGTTCTATGCTAATGGCAGGCACATTCTATCCGCCGGTCAAGATCGTGCCTTTCGACTTTTTTCTGTGATCCAGGACCAGCAAAGCAGAGAGTTATCTCAGCGTCATGTTTCTAAAAGAGCAAAAAAGCTCAGGTTGAAGGAAGAAGAGATAAAGCTGAAGCCTGTCATTGCATTTGATGTTGCTGAAATTAGGCAACGTGATTGGTGTAATGTGGTGACATGCCATAGAGATACTGCTCAAGCATATGTGTGGAGGCTTCAAAATTTTGTTCTTGGTGAGCATATTCTTACCCCATGCACTGAAAACCAGACACCAGTTAAGGCATGTACCATCAGTGCATGTGGCAACTTTGCTATTCTAGGTACTGCAGGTGGGTGGATTGAGCGATTTAATCTACAGTCAGGAATTAGCCGAGGCAGTTATCTAGATGCATTGGAAGGGAAAGGTGCTGCCCATGATGGTGAAGTCATTGGCCTTGCATGTGATTCTACAAATACTATAATGGTAAGTGCTGGATATCATGGGGACATCAAAGTATGGGATTTCAAGGGACGCGAGTTAAAGTCTAGATGGGAAATAGGCAATTCGCTGGTAAAGATTGTTTACCACCGTGCAAATGGGCTGCTGGCTACCGTAGCCGATGATCTAGTCATTCGATTATATGATGTTATTGCACTACGAATGGTTCGTAAATTTGAAGGTCATACTGACCGTATAACTGACATGTGCTTTAGTGACGATGGAAAATGGCTTTTGACATCCAGCATGGATGGGAGTCTTAGGATCTGGGATGTTATCTTGGCCAGACAGATAGATGCCCTGCAGGTTGATGTGTCTATAACAGCATTGTCATTGTCACCCAATATGGATGTCCTAGCAACAACTCATGTTGATCAAAATGGAGTTTATCTGTGGGTCAATCAGGCAATGTTTTCTGGATCTGCTAATTTTGAATCATATGGCAGTGGGAATGAAGTTTTGAGTGTTAAGTTGCCTTCTGTTGCTCCAGCAGAAGGCTCTCCAGAGAACGACTCTGAGAAGGCCATTTTAGATGCTCCTTTGCAAGATACTTCTCACTCCACAAAATTAGATAAACAAATCCCTGATCTTGTTACCCTTTCACTTTTGCCCAAGAGTCAGTGGCAAAGCTTGATTAATCTGGACATTATTAAGGCCAGAAACAAACCAATTGAGCCTCCCAAAAAACCTGAAAAGGCACCTTTTTTCCTACCTTCTATTCCATCTCTTTCTGGTGAGATATTATTTAAATCTGGCAAATCTTCTGATAAAGAGAAGGATACTCAAGCTGGTGAAGCATTAAGCAATGGAAAAAAGTCTAATCTACCACCATCCCAGTTCTTACAATATCTTCAGTCATCTGTGGATGTAGGAAATT TTTCAGCTTTCACTGATTACATCAAAAGCTTGTCTCCTTCAGCTCTGGATATGGAACTGAGAATGCTTCAGGttattgatgatgatgatgacgatgATCAAGAAATGGACAAAAGGCCTGAGCTATACTTTATTGAACTGcttttggattattttgagcACGAGATTTCATGCAGGAATAATTTCGAGTTTATTCAGGCTGTCATCAGATTGTTTTTaaag ATTCATGGGGAAACAATTCGGCGCCAGTCAAAGTTACAGGACAAAGCAAGGAAGCTTTTGGAAGTCCAATCAGCAGTATGGCAAAGAGTGGATAAGTTGTTCCAGAGTACTAGATGCATGGTGACATTTTTGAGTAATTCACAGTTTTGA
- the LOC113727132 gene encoding U3 small nucleolar RNA-associated protein 21 homolog isoform X1, which yields MGIFEPFRAIGYITTNVPFSVQRLGTETFVTVSVGKAWQIYNCAKLSLVLVGPQLPKKIRALTSYREYTFAAYGSSIAVFKRAHQVATWSRHGAKVNHLLLFGAHILSVDVEGNIFTWAFKEMDKSLAPVGHVMLEDNFTPSCIMHPDTYLNKIIVGSQEGSLQLWNVSTKKKLYEFKGWKSSISCCVSSPALDVVGIGCADGKIHVHNIRYDEEIVSFSHSTRGAVTALSFRTDGQPLLASGGSSGVISIWNLEKRRLQSIIREAHDCSITSLHFFANEPVLMSSSMDNSLKMWIFDTSDGDPRLLRFRSGHSAPPLCIKFYANGRHILSAGQDRAFRLFSVIQDQQSRELSQRHVSKRAKKLRLKEEEIKLKPVIAFDVAEIRQRDWCNVVTCHRDTAQAYVWRLQNFVLGEHILTPCTENQTPVKACTISACGNFAILGTAGGWIERFNLQSGISRGSYLDALEGKGAAHDGEVIGLACDSTNTIMVSAGYHGDIKVWDFKGRELKSRWEIGNSLVKIVYHRANGLLATVADDLVIRLYDVIALRMVRKFEGHTDRITDMCFSDDGKWLLTSSMDGSLRIWDVILARQIDALQVDVSITALSLSPNMDVLATTHVDQNGVYLWVNQAMFSGSANFESYGSGNEVLSVKLPSVAPAEGSPENDSEKAILDAPLQDTSHSTKLDKQIPDLVTLSLLPKSQWQSLINLDIIKARNKPIEPPKKPEKAPFFLPSIPSLSGEILFKSGKSSDKEKDTQAGEALSNGKKSNLPPSQFLQYLQSSVDVGNFSAFTDYIKSLSPSALDMELRMLQVIDDDDDDDQEMDKRPELYFIELLLDYFEHEISCRNNFEFIQAVIRLFLKIHGETIRRQSKLQDKARKLLEVQSAVWQRVDKLFQSTRCMVTFLSNSQF from the exons ATGGGGATTTTTGAACCGTTTAGAGCCATAGGATACATCACAACCAATGTCCCTTTCTCCGTTCAGAGACTCGGCACCGAAACCTTCGTCACCGTCAGCGTCGGAAAAGCATGGCAAATTTACAAc TGCGCCAAGCTCAGTCTGGTACTAGTTG GCCCTCAACTTCCAAAAAAGATACGAGCTCTTACTTCTTATCGCGAGTACACCTTTGCTGCATATGGGAGTAGTATTGCAGTTTTTAAACGTGCCCATCAG GTGGCGACTTGGAGCAGGCATGGTGCAAAGGTTAATCACTTGCTTCTTTTTGGTGCACATATCTTAAGTGTTGATGTTGAAGGCAATATATTCACATGGGCATTCAAAGAAATGGACAAGAGCCTTGCTCCAGTTGGACATGTTATGCTTGAGGACAACTTCACCCCTAGCTGCATAATGCACCCAGATACTTACTTGAACAAG ATTATAGTTGGAAGTCAGGAAGGGTCTCTTCAACTTTGGAATGTTAGCACAAAGAAAAAACTTTATGAGTTCAAAGGGTGGAAATCATCTATAAGCTGTTGTGTTTCATCCCCAGCTTTAGATGTTGTTGGGATTGGATGCGCTGATGGAAAGATTCATGTGCACAACATTCGCTATGATGAAGAAATAGTGTCCTTTAGTCATTCTACTCGAGGTGCTGTAACAGCCTTATCTTTCCGCACTGATGGGCAGCCCCTTCTAGCTTCTGGAGGTTCTTCTGGGGTCATAAGCATATGGAATCTTGAGAAGAGAAGACTGCAGTCTATCATTAGAGAGGCCCATGATTGCTCTATAACCTCACTCCACTTCTTTGCTAATGAGCCTGTACTGATGAGTTCATCCATGGACAATTCTCTGAAAATGTGGATTTTTGATACAAGCGATGGGGATCCTCGTTTGCTGAGGTTTAGAAGTGGGCACAGTGCTCCTCCTTTATGCATCAAGTTCTATGCTAATGGCAGGCACATTCTATCCGCCGGTCAAGATCGTGCCTTTCGACTTTTTTCTGTGATCCAGGACCAGCAAAGCAGAGAGTTATCTCAGCGTCATGTTTCTAAAAGAGCAAAAAAGCTCAGGTTGAAGGAAGAAGAGATAAAGCTGAAGCCTGTCATTGCATTTGATGTTGCTGAAATTAGGCAACGTGATTGGTGTAATGTGGTGACATGCCATAGAGATACTGCTCAAGCATATGTGTGGAGGCTTCAAAATTTTGTTCTTGGTGAGCATATTCTTACCCCATGCACTGAAAACCAGACACCAGTTAAGGCATGTACCATCAGTGCATGTGGCAACTTTGCTATTCTAGGTACTGCAGGTGGGTGGATTGAGCGATTTAATCTACAGTCAGGAATTAGCCGAGGCAGTTATCTAGATGCATTGGAAGGGAAAGGTGCTGCCCATGATGGTGAAGTCATTGGCCTTGCATGTGATTCTACAAATACTATAATGGTAAGTGCTGGATATCATGGGGACATCAAAGTATGGGATTTCAAGGGACGCGAGTTAAAGTCTAGATGGGAAATAGGCAATTCGCTGGTAAAGATTGTTTACCACCGTGCAAATGGGCTGCTGGCTACCGTAGCCGATGATCTAGTCATTCGATTATATGATGTTATTGCACTACGAATGGTTCGTAAATTTGAAGGTCATACTGACCGTATAACTGACATGTGCTTTAGTGACGATGGAAAATGGCTTTTGACATCCAGCATGGATGGGAGTCTTAGGATCTGGGATGTTATCTTGGCCAGACAGATAGATGCCCTGCAGGTTGATGTGTCTATAACAGCATTGTCATTGTCACCCAATATGGATGTCCTAGCAACAACTCATGTTGATCAAAATGGAGTTTATCTGTGGGTCAATCAGGCAATGTTTTCTGGATCTGCTAATTTTGAATCATATGGCAGTGGGAATGAAGTTTTGAGTGTTAAGTTGCCTTCTGTTGCTCCAGCAGAAGGCTCTCCAGAGAACGACTCTGAGAAGGCCATTTTAGATGCTCCTTTGCAAGATACTTCTCACTCCACAAAATTAGATAAACAAATCCCTGATCTTGTTACCCTTTCACTTTTGCCCAAGAGTCAGTGGCAAAGCTTGATTAATCTGGACATTATTAAGGCCAGAAACAAACCAATTGAGCCTCCCAAAAAACCTGAAAAGGCACCTTTTTTCCTACCTTCTATTCCATCTCTTTCTGGTGAGATATTATTTAAATCTGGCAAATCTTCTGATAAAGAGAAGGATACTCAAGCTGGTGAAGCATTAAGCAATGGAAAAAAGTCTAATCTACCACCATCCCAGTTCTTACAATATCTTCAGTCATCTGTGGATGTAGGAAATT TTTCAGCTTTCACTGATTACATCAAAAGCTTGTCTCCTTCAGCTCTGGATATGGAACTGAGAATGCTTCAGGttattgatgatgatgatgacgatgATCAAGAAATGGACAAAAGGCCTGAGCTATACTTTATTGAACTGcttttggattattttgagcACGAGATTTCATGCAGGAATAATTTCGAGTTTATTCAGGCTGTCATCAGATTGTTTTTaaag ATTCATGGGGAAACAATTCGGCGCCAGTCAAAGTTACAGGACAAAGCAAGGAAGCTTTTGGAAGTCCAATCAGCAGTATGGCAAAGAGTGGATAAGTTGTTCCAGAGTACTAGATGCATGGTGACATTTTTGAGTAATTCACAGTTTTGA
- the LOC113727132 gene encoding U3 small nucleolar RNA-associated protein 21 homolog isoform X2 codes for MGIFEPFRAIGYITTNVPFSVQRLGTETFVTVSVGKAWQIYNCAKLSLVLVGPQLPKKIRALTSYREYTFAAYGSSIAVFKRAHQVATWSRHGAKVNHLLLFGAHILSVDVEGNIFTWAFKEMDKSLAPVGHVMLEDNFTPSCIMHPDTYLNKIIVGSQEGSLQLWNVSTKKKLYEFKGWKSSISCCVSSPALDVVGIGCADGKIHVHNIRYDEEIVSFSHSTRGAVTALSFRTDGQPLLASGGSSGVISIWNLEKRRLQSIIREAHDCSITSLHFFANEPVLMSSSMDNSLKMWIFDTSDGDPRLLRFRSGHSAPPLCIKFYANGRHILSAGQDRAFRLFSVIQDQQSRELSQRHVSKRAKKLRLKEEEIKLKPVIAFDVAEIRQRDWCNVVTCHRDTAQAYVWRLQNFVLGEHILTPCTENQTPVKACTISACGNFAILGTAGGWIERFNLQSGISRGSYLDALEGKGAAHDGEVIGLACDSTNTIMVSAGYHGDIKVWDFKGRELKSRWEIGNSLVKIVYHRANGLLATVADDLVIRLYDVIALRMVRKFEGHTDRITDMCFSDDGKWLLTSSMDGSLRIWDVILARQIDALQVDVSITALSLSPNMDVLATTHVDQNGVYLWVNQAMFSGSANFESYGSGNEVLSVKLPSVAPAEGSPENDSEKAILDAPLQDTSHSTKLDKQIPDLVTLSLLPKSQWQSLINLDIIKARNKPIEPPKKPEKAPFFLPSIPSLSVSAFTDYIKSLSPSALDMELRMLQVIDDDDDDDQEMDKRPELYFIELLLDYFEHEISCRNNFEFIQAVIRLFLKIHGETIRRQSKLQDKARKLLEVQSAVWQRVDKLFQSTRCMVTFLSNSQF; via the exons ATGGGGATTTTTGAACCGTTTAGAGCCATAGGATACATCACAACCAATGTCCCTTTCTCCGTTCAGAGACTCGGCACCGAAACCTTCGTCACCGTCAGCGTCGGAAAAGCATGGCAAATTTACAAc TGCGCCAAGCTCAGTCTGGTACTAGTTG GCCCTCAACTTCCAAAAAAGATACGAGCTCTTACTTCTTATCGCGAGTACACCTTTGCTGCATATGGGAGTAGTATTGCAGTTTTTAAACGTGCCCATCAG GTGGCGACTTGGAGCAGGCATGGTGCAAAGGTTAATCACTTGCTTCTTTTTGGTGCACATATCTTAAGTGTTGATGTTGAAGGCAATATATTCACATGGGCATTCAAAGAAATGGACAAGAGCCTTGCTCCAGTTGGACATGTTATGCTTGAGGACAACTTCACCCCTAGCTGCATAATGCACCCAGATACTTACTTGAACAAG ATTATAGTTGGAAGTCAGGAAGGGTCTCTTCAACTTTGGAATGTTAGCACAAAGAAAAAACTTTATGAGTTCAAAGGGTGGAAATCATCTATAAGCTGTTGTGTTTCATCCCCAGCTTTAGATGTTGTTGGGATTGGATGCGCTGATGGAAAGATTCATGTGCACAACATTCGCTATGATGAAGAAATAGTGTCCTTTAGTCATTCTACTCGAGGTGCTGTAACAGCCTTATCTTTCCGCACTGATGGGCAGCCCCTTCTAGCTTCTGGAGGTTCTTCTGGGGTCATAAGCATATGGAATCTTGAGAAGAGAAGACTGCAGTCTATCATTAGAGAGGCCCATGATTGCTCTATAACCTCACTCCACTTCTTTGCTAATGAGCCTGTACTGATGAGTTCATCCATGGACAATTCTCTGAAAATGTGGATTTTTGATACAAGCGATGGGGATCCTCGTTTGCTGAGGTTTAGAAGTGGGCACAGTGCTCCTCCTTTATGCATCAAGTTCTATGCTAATGGCAGGCACATTCTATCCGCCGGTCAAGATCGTGCCTTTCGACTTTTTTCTGTGATCCAGGACCAGCAAAGCAGAGAGTTATCTCAGCGTCATGTTTCTAAAAGAGCAAAAAAGCTCAGGTTGAAGGAAGAAGAGATAAAGCTGAAGCCTGTCATTGCATTTGATGTTGCTGAAATTAGGCAACGTGATTGGTGTAATGTGGTGACATGCCATAGAGATACTGCTCAAGCATATGTGTGGAGGCTTCAAAATTTTGTTCTTGGTGAGCATATTCTTACCCCATGCACTGAAAACCAGACACCAGTTAAGGCATGTACCATCAGTGCATGTGGCAACTTTGCTATTCTAGGTACTGCAGGTGGGTGGATTGAGCGATTTAATCTACAGTCAGGAATTAGCCGAGGCAGTTATCTAGATGCATTGGAAGGGAAAGGTGCTGCCCATGATGGTGAAGTCATTGGCCTTGCATGTGATTCTACAAATACTATAATGGTAAGTGCTGGATATCATGGGGACATCAAAGTATGGGATTTCAAGGGACGCGAGTTAAAGTCTAGATGGGAAATAGGCAATTCGCTGGTAAAGATTGTTTACCACCGTGCAAATGGGCTGCTGGCTACCGTAGCCGATGATCTAGTCATTCGATTATATGATGTTATTGCACTACGAATGGTTCGTAAATTTGAAGGTCATACTGACCGTATAACTGACATGTGCTTTAGTGACGATGGAAAATGGCTTTTGACATCCAGCATGGATGGGAGTCTTAGGATCTGGGATGTTATCTTGGCCAGACAGATAGATGCCCTGCAGGTTGATGTGTCTATAACAGCATTGTCATTGTCACCCAATATGGATGTCCTAGCAACAACTCATGTTGATCAAAATGGAGTTTATCTGTGGGTCAATCAGGCAATGTTTTCTGGATCTGCTAATTTTGAATCATATGGCAGTGGGAATGAAGTTTTGAGTGTTAAGTTGCCTTCTGTTGCTCCAGCAGAAGGCTCTCCAGAGAACGACTCTGAGAAGGCCATTTTAGATGCTCCTTTGCAAGATACTTCTCACTCCACAAAATTAGATAAACAAATCCCTGATCTTGTTACCCTTTCACTTTTGCCCAAGAGTCAGTGGCAAAGCTTGATTAATCTGGACATTATTAAGGCCAGAAACAAACCAATTGAGCCTCCCAAAAAACCTGAAAAGGCACCTTTTTTCCTACCTTCTATTCCATCTCTTTCTG TTTCAGCTTTCACTGATTACATCAAAAGCTTGTCTCCTTCAGCTCTGGATATGGAACTGAGAATGCTTCAGGttattgatgatgatgatgacgatgATCAAGAAATGGACAAAAGGCCTGAGCTATACTTTATTGAACTGcttttggattattttgagcACGAGATTTCATGCAGGAATAATTTCGAGTTTATTCAGGCTGTCATCAGATTGTTTTTaaag ATTCATGGGGAAACAATTCGGCGCCAGTCAAAGTTACAGGACAAAGCAAGGAAGCTTTTGGAAGTCCAATCAGCAGTATGGCAAAGAGTGGATAAGTTGTTCCAGAGTACTAGATGCATGGTGACATTTTTGAGTAATTCACAGTTTTGA
- the LOC113727132 gene encoding uncharacterized protein isoform X3 — MDVVATWSRHGAKVNHLLLFGAHILSVDVEGNIFTWAFKEMDKSLAPVGHVMLEDNFTPSCIMHPDTYLNKIIVGSQEGSLQLWNVSTKKKLYEFKGWKSSISCCVSSPALDVVGIGCADGKIHVHNIRYDEEIVSFSHSTRGAVTALSFRTDGQPLLASGGSSGVISIWNLEKRRLQSIIREAHDCSITSLHFFANEPVLMSSSMDNSLKMWIFDTSDGDPRLLRFRSGHSAPPLCIKFYANGRHILSAGQDRAFRLFSVIQDQQSRELSQRHVSKRAKKLRLKEEEIKLKPVIAFDVAEIRQRDWCNVVTCHRDTAQAYVWRLQNFVLGEHILTPCTENQTPVKACTISACGNFAILGTAGGWIERFNLQSGISRGSYLDALEGKGAAHDGEVIGLACDSTNTIMVSAGYHGDIKVWDFKGRELKSRWEIGNSLVKIVYHRANGLLATVADDLVIRLYDVIALRMVRKFEGHTDRITDMCFSDDGKWLLTSSMDGSLRIWDVILARQIDALQVDVSITALSLSPNMDVLATTHVDQNGVYLWVNQAMFSGSANFESYGSGNEVLSVKLPSVAPAEGSPENDSEKAILDAPLQDTSHSTKLDKQIPDLVTLSLLPKSQWQSLINLDIIKARNKPIEPPKKPEKAPFFLPSIPSLSGEILFKSGKSSDKEKDTQAGEALSNGKKSNLPPSQFLQYLQSSVDVGNFSAFTDYIKSLSPSALDMELRMLQVIDDDDDDDQEMDKRPELYFIELLLDYFEHEISCRNNFEFIQAVIRLFLKIHGETIRRQSKLQDKARKLLEVQSAVWQRVDKLFQSTRCMVTFLSNSQF; from the exons ATGGACGTG GTGGCGACTTGGAGCAGGCATGGTGCAAAGGTTAATCACTTGCTTCTTTTTGGTGCACATATCTTAAGTGTTGATGTTGAAGGCAATATATTCACATGGGCATTCAAAGAAATGGACAAGAGCCTTGCTCCAGTTGGACATGTTATGCTTGAGGACAACTTCACCCCTAGCTGCATAATGCACCCAGATACTTACTTGAACAAG ATTATAGTTGGAAGTCAGGAAGGGTCTCTTCAACTTTGGAATGTTAGCACAAAGAAAAAACTTTATGAGTTCAAAGGGTGGAAATCATCTATAAGCTGTTGTGTTTCATCCCCAGCTTTAGATGTTGTTGGGATTGGATGCGCTGATGGAAAGATTCATGTGCACAACATTCGCTATGATGAAGAAATAGTGTCCTTTAGTCATTCTACTCGAGGTGCTGTAACAGCCTTATCTTTCCGCACTGATGGGCAGCCCCTTCTAGCTTCTGGAGGTTCTTCTGGGGTCATAAGCATATGGAATCTTGAGAAGAGAAGACTGCAGTCTATCATTAGAGAGGCCCATGATTGCTCTATAACCTCACTCCACTTCTTTGCTAATGAGCCTGTACTGATGAGTTCATCCATGGACAATTCTCTGAAAATGTGGATTTTTGATACAAGCGATGGGGATCCTCGTTTGCTGAGGTTTAGAAGTGGGCACAGTGCTCCTCCTTTATGCATCAAGTTCTATGCTAATGGCAGGCACATTCTATCCGCCGGTCAAGATCGTGCCTTTCGACTTTTTTCTGTGATCCAGGACCAGCAAAGCAGAGAGTTATCTCAGCGTCATGTTTCTAAAAGAGCAAAAAAGCTCAGGTTGAAGGAAGAAGAGATAAAGCTGAAGCCTGTCATTGCATTTGATGTTGCTGAAATTAGGCAACGTGATTGGTGTAATGTGGTGACATGCCATAGAGATACTGCTCAAGCATATGTGTGGAGGCTTCAAAATTTTGTTCTTGGTGAGCATATTCTTACCCCATGCACTGAAAACCAGACACCAGTTAAGGCATGTACCATCAGTGCATGTGGCAACTTTGCTATTCTAGGTACTGCAGGTGGGTGGATTGAGCGATTTAATCTACAGTCAGGAATTAGCCGAGGCAGTTATCTAGATGCATTGGAAGGGAAAGGTGCTGCCCATGATGGTGAAGTCATTGGCCTTGCATGTGATTCTACAAATACTATAATGGTAAGTGCTGGATATCATGGGGACATCAAAGTATGGGATTTCAAGGGACGCGAGTTAAAGTCTAGATGGGAAATAGGCAATTCGCTGGTAAAGATTGTTTACCACCGTGCAAATGGGCTGCTGGCTACCGTAGCCGATGATCTAGTCATTCGATTATATGATGTTATTGCACTACGAATGGTTCGTAAATTTGAAGGTCATACTGACCGTATAACTGACATGTGCTTTAGTGACGATGGAAAATGGCTTTTGACATCCAGCATGGATGGGAGTCTTAGGATCTGGGATGTTATCTTGGCCAGACAGATAGATGCCCTGCAGGTTGATGTGTCTATAACAGCATTGTCATTGTCACCCAATATGGATGTCCTAGCAACAACTCATGTTGATCAAAATGGAGTTTATCTGTGGGTCAATCAGGCAATGTTTTCTGGATCTGCTAATTTTGAATCATATGGCAGTGGGAATGAAGTTTTGAGTGTTAAGTTGCCTTCTGTTGCTCCAGCAGAAGGCTCTCCAGAGAACGACTCTGAGAAGGCCATTTTAGATGCTCCTTTGCAAGATACTTCTCACTCCACAAAATTAGATAAACAAATCCCTGATCTTGTTACCCTTTCACTTTTGCCCAAGAGTCAGTGGCAAAGCTTGATTAATCTGGACATTATTAAGGCCAGAAACAAACCAATTGAGCCTCCCAAAAAACCTGAAAAGGCACCTTTTTTCCTACCTTCTATTCCATCTCTTTCTGGTGAGATATTATTTAAATCTGGCAAATCTTCTGATAAAGAGAAGGATACTCAAGCTGGTGAAGCATTAAGCAATGGAAAAAAGTCTAATCTACCACCATCCCAGTTCTTACAATATCTTCAGTCATCTGTGGATGTAGGAAATT TTTCAGCTTTCACTGATTACATCAAAAGCTTGTCTCCTTCAGCTCTGGATATGGAACTGAGAATGCTTCAGGttattgatgatgatgatgacgatgATCAAGAAATGGACAAAAGGCCTGAGCTATACTTTATTGAACTGcttttggattattttgagcACGAGATTTCATGCAGGAATAATTTCGAGTTTATTCAGGCTGTCATCAGATTGTTTTTaaag ATTCATGGGGAAACAATTCGGCGCCAGTCAAAGTTACAGGACAAAGCAAGGAAGCTTTTGGAAGTCCAATCAGCAGTATGGCAAAGAGTGGATAAGTTGTTCCAGAGTACTAGATGCATGGTGACATTTTTGAGTAATTCACAGTTTTGA